A single window of Malus sylvestris chromosome 5, drMalSylv7.2, whole genome shotgun sequence DNA harbors:
- the LOC126621166 gene encoding F-box/FBD/LRR-repeat protein At1g13570-like — MKQGNQSESSLKRKMELDRISNLPSDVIGQILSGLPIKEAVKTNVLSSKWRFNSAMIPHLVFDCFSTSDRTFIESIVDQVLVLHVGSIHTFRLSHPDIVATSAIDHWIRHLSRNAIKELVLEILEGDTYKIPSCLFSYQYLVHLELNNCLLKPPSTFKGFGRLKVLCLDLVTVVQDVLDNLIVCCPLLERLTLTKCDGFNVMTLTKFFEYDGSFEHVSIMNTLNLAVVCINLVGDGLTWTRPLSSSYLVNFLAHLLHIRRLTIQSEFLAYLADGDLLVKLPEPYMYLNFLSMSISFHISKEVSAAQCLLRSTPALQKLEIAAFDEDQSVEEEVNSWLDC, encoded by the exons ATGAAACAAGGAAATCAGTCCGAGTCCTCTTTGAAAAGAAAGATGGAGTTGGACAGAATTAGCAACTTACCAAGTGATGTTATAGGACAAATTTTGTCAGGTTTGCCTATTAAGGAGGCAGTGAAGACAAATGTTTTGTCAAGCAAATGGAGGTTCAACTCGGCTATGATTCCACATCTTGTGTTTGATTGTTTCTCGACTTCAGACCGTACATTTATTGAGAGCATTGTAGATCAAGTACTGGTACTTCATGTTGGCTCCATACACACATTCAGGCTTTCTCATCCAGATATTGTAGCCACTAGTGCTATTGATCATTGGATTCGTCATCTATCAAGAAATGCTATCAAAGAGTTGGTGCTTGAAATTTTGGAAGGGGACACTTACAAGATTCCTTCATGTTTGTTTTCTTATCAATATTTGGTTCATTTAGAGTTAAATAATTGTTTGCTAAAACCTCCTTCCACCTTCAAAGGCTTTGGGAGATTGAAGGTCCTTTGTCTTGATCTAGTTACAGTGGTTCAAGATGTGCTTGATAATCTGATTGTTTGCTGCCCTCTGCTTGAGAGATTGACTTTAACAAAATGTGATGGCTTTAATGTGATGACTTTAACAAAATTCTTTGAGTATGACGGCTCTTTTGAGCATGTTAGTATTATGAATACGTTAAATCTTGCTGTAGTTTGCATTAATTTGGTCGGTGATGGCCTTACCTGGACTCGCCCTCTCAGTTCTAGCTATTTGGTCAATTTTCTTGCTCATCTGCTCCATATTCGAAGGCTCACAATTCAGTCTGAATTTTTAGCG TACTTGGCGGATGGTGACTTGCTAGTAAAGCTGCCAGAACCATACATGTATCTGAATTTTCTTTCTATGAGCATCTCCTTTCATATTTCGAAGGAAGTTTCAGCTGCTCAGTGCCTTCTGAGAAGCACTCCTGCTCTACAAAAACTCGAAATTGCC GCATTCGATGAGGATCAGTCTGTTGAGGAAGAAGTGAACTCTTGGTTAGATTGTTAg